From Kineosporia succinea, the proteins below share one genomic window:
- a CDS encoding DUF3152 domain-containing protein — protein sequence MAGRSGPLLRYRVAVEKGIGGITANQFAGRVREVLSEGRSWAGTGEVRLRRVPRGETYDFTIYLVTPQTRDTLCGDATRADPDRYTSCRNGNRVVLNVARWVHGVPRYGAGLERYRAYMINHETGHRLGHHHEKCPGQGKVAPVMQQQTLGLHGCTANAWRRVKGTTYRGPAGAYNDPVPRA from the coding sequence ATCGCGGGGAGGAGCGGGCCGTTGCTGCGGTACCGGGTGGCGGTGGAGAAGGGGATCGGCGGGATCACGGCCAACCAGTTCGCGGGGCGGGTGAGGGAGGTGCTGTCCGAAGGGCGCAGCTGGGCCGGGACCGGCGAGGTGCGGCTGCGGCGGGTGCCGAGGGGCGAGACGTACGACTTCACGATCTACCTGGTCACGCCGCAGACCCGGGACACGTTGTGCGGGGACGCCACCCGGGCGGACCCGGACCGGTACACGTCCTGCCGTAACGGCAACCGGGTCGTGCTGAACGTGGCGCGGTGGGTGCACGGCGTCCCCCGGTACGGGGCGGGCCTGGAGCGTTACCGGGCCTACATGATCAATCACGAGACCGGTCATCGCCTGGGCCACCATCACGAGAAGTGTCCCGGTCAGGGCAAGGTGGCGCCCGTCATGCAGCAGCAGACCCTCGGGCTGCACGGATGCACCGCCAACGCCTGGCGCCGGGTGAAGGGCACGACGTACCGCGGTCCGGCCGGCGCGTACAACGACCCGGTGCCCCGCGCCTGA
- a CDS encoding VOC family protein — MAALGFWTFPEPRKAKNRKHLDLNLDDGTDGETERQRTLALGARQISEHHEYGNQRVCLQDPEGNEFDLSAGH, encoded by the coding sequence GTGGCTGCGCTGGGGTTCTGGACCTTCCCCGAGCCCAGGAAGGCCAAGAACCGCAAGCACCTCGACCTCAACCTCGACGACGGCACCGACGGGGAAACCGAACGACAGCGCACCCTCGCCCTCGGCGCCCGGCAGATCTCCGAGCACCACGAGTACGGCAACCAGCGGGTGTGCCTCCAAGACCCCGAAGGCAACGAGTTCGACCTGTCCGCCGGCCACTGA
- a CDS encoding DUF4265 domain-containing protein gives MTDTQAMFKLWFKYPPRDGYPDQDTEGVWAVPISPSTARVASAPFHQVGVAPGDVVRFEEDEWGQNWALEIIEPSGHCVVRVFPEANGPLGWNAEAVNAQFAMFQLKGEALSDEFPLVAFDVPADADFRAIKFLLEEGSLSGWWQYEVAAAGDAWWAA, from the coding sequence ATGACCGATACGCAGGCCATGTTCAAACTGTGGTTCAAATATCCGCCACGCGATGGTTACCCCGATCAGGACACGGAAGGAGTGTGGGCCGTCCCGATCAGTCCCAGCACCGCCCGCGTCGCGAGCGCGCCCTTCCACCAGGTGGGCGTCGCACCCGGTGACGTGGTGCGCTTCGAGGAAGACGAATGGGGCCAGAACTGGGCCCTCGAGATCATCGAGCCGTCCGGGCACTGCGTCGTGCGCGTCTTCCCCGAGGCCAACGGCCCCCTGGGATGGAACGCCGAGGCCGTCAACGCCCAGTTCGCGATGTTCCAGCTGAAGGGCGAGGCCCTCAGCGACGAATTCCCGCTCGTGGCGTTCGACGTGCCCGCCGACGCCGACTTCCGGGCCATCAAGTTCCTCCTCGAAGAAGGATCGCTCAGCGGCTGGTGGCAGTACGAGGTCGCCGCGGCCGGCGACGCCTGGTGGGCAGCCTGA
- a CDS encoding DUF2637 domain-containing protein encodes MSTPSSPDPGQRHPLAAGPATGATVGAAAGAAFPEASQAAAKEAADLARQARRLSMWARVVLVPVAIIGAVLSYQSLYKAALPTFGPYLAAGFPLLVDLLILGASLQYVAGAKIGRPMTGWRLTAHCGVAGTLILNALAARELGEVPWHITAPAVWAVLVELTGKQVLGQWKAAHHGPVTHIAPSLWLSAPIESVRTRLLMARTGLRDAHQARIGVGTAAAAREALNLALPRRTNPRRDAKRVRRVVNRQMRAGSLPPAAVLDAVGWTSPDGERSERSPEIILRSVVQEILRPTEPEAPALRTSSADATTVVFGDPSAPTAVFAHTPAQGLPLLNGVNGVNGANGAGSANGAGGSSNGVNGANGGANGQAGDGARRTPASAHPAPGRQLTTPDGTPIVPGHRVVVLPDTEPLSSQLRYTVDPVTGAQVAYAHTGQALANARTPAAFPNGTAPHPAGVQQPAAFAQDNRQDVRNGMTDASAVPAGYAGPGSAPVHATGEAAAAANGSGRSGGPSVAQAPGAGPVQSADSVDSADSAARFASSAAALTAPSYQPGAPAAGPVTGPPTGSLWAAAQARTNGPSDPPTGSLPLVPSTPAAPAAPVPTSPMPEASRGRPVTGASTLDRNGSWAPTAPLQQSTPGADAVAPIDLIDSDDDWADEQDQPTTPTRTSSGQATQTGSIPISGRATAKQKEERLNIAVRILNGNPDITGPELRSALETQGWVVSDRTAARLLGEARQIPPLTVRY; translated from the coding sequence GTGAGCACGCCATCCAGCCCTGACCCCGGCCAGCGTCATCCCCTCGCGGCAGGCCCCGCCACCGGAGCCACCGTCGGAGCCGCAGCTGGCGCGGCTTTCCCGGAGGCGTCCCAGGCCGCCGCCAAGGAGGCCGCTGACCTGGCCCGTCAGGCCCGCCGCCTCAGCATGTGGGCGCGGGTCGTGCTGGTGCCGGTCGCGATCATCGGTGCCGTCCTGTCGTACCAGAGCCTGTACAAGGCGGCGCTGCCCACGTTCGGCCCGTATCTGGCGGCCGGGTTCCCGCTGCTGGTCGACCTGCTCATTCTCGGTGCGTCGCTGCAGTACGTCGCGGGCGCCAAGATCGGCCGCCCGATGACCGGGTGGCGCCTGACCGCGCACTGCGGTGTCGCGGGCACCCTGATCCTGAACGCGCTCGCGGCCCGTGAACTGGGTGAGGTGCCGTGGCACATCACGGCGCCGGCGGTGTGGGCCGTGCTCGTCGAGCTCACCGGCAAGCAGGTCCTGGGTCAGTGGAAGGCTGCGCACCACGGCCCGGTCACGCACATCGCGCCGTCGTTGTGGCTGTCGGCGCCGATCGAGTCGGTCCGTACCCGTCTGCTGATGGCCCGCACCGGACTGCGTGACGCGCACCAGGCGCGTATCGGTGTCGGTACCGCGGCCGCCGCGCGGGAGGCCCTCAATCTGGCGCTGCCCCGGCGTACCAACCCCCGGCGTGATGCCAAGCGTGTGCGCCGGGTCGTGAACCGGCAGATGCGCGCGGGGAGCCTGCCGCCGGCCGCTGTCCTCGACGCCGTCGGCTGGACCAGCCCCGACGGCGAGCGCTCCGAGCGCAGCCCCGAGATCATCCTGCGTTCTGTGGTCCAGGAGATCCTGCGTCCCACCGAACCCGAGGCCCCCGCCCTGAGGACGAGCAGCGCGGACGCGACCACCGTCGTCTTCGGTGACCCCAGCGCCCCGACCGCCGTCTTCGCCCACACTCCCGCCCAGGGCCTGCCCCTCCTCAACGGCGTCAACGGAGTCAACGGCGCCAATGGGGCCGGTAGCGCCAACGGGGCCGGTGGCTCGTCGAACGGTGTGAACGGCGCCAACGGTGGCGCCAACGGTCAGGCCGGCGACGGCGCCCGGCGCACTCCCGCGAGCGCTCACCCCGCACCGGGCCGGCAGCTCACCACGCCCGACGGGACGCCCATCGTCCCGGGGCACCGCGTCGTGGTCCTGCCCGACACCGAGCCCCTGTCCTCCCAGTTGCGGTACACGGTCGACCCGGTCACCGGAGCGCAGGTCGCCTACGCCCACACCGGGCAGGCGCTCGCGAACGCCCGTACACCCGCGGCGTTCCCGAACGGGACGGCCCCGCATCCGGCCGGTGTGCAGCAGCCCGCCGCGTTCGCGCAGGACAACCGTCAGGACGTACGAAACGGCATGACGGACGCGTCGGCGGTTCCGGCCGGGTACGCCGGCCCGGGCAGCGCCCCCGTCCACGCCACCGGCGAGGCGGCCGCGGCGGCCAACGGCTCCGGTCGCTCAGGTGGCCCGTCCGTCGCCCAGGCCCCGGGGGCAGGACCCGTCCAGTCCGCCGACTCTGTCGACTCTGCTGACTCAGCCGCCCGTTTCGCGTCCTCGGCGGCGGCGCTCACCGCCCCGAGCTACCAGCCCGGCGCCCCGGCGGCCGGTCCGGTCACCGGGCCCCCGACCGGAAGCCTGTGGGCCGCCGCGCAGGCCCGCACCAACGGCCCCTCCGACCCGCCGACCGGGAGCCTGCCCCTGGTCCCGTCCACCCCGGCTGCCCCGGCTGCCCCGGTCCCGACGTCCCCGATGCCTGAGGCGAGCCGGGGGCGGCCGGTGACCGGCGCGTCCACCCTTGACCGCAACGGCAGCTGGGCGCCCACGGCCCCGCTGCAGCAGAGCACGCCGGGCGCGGACGCGGTGGCCCCGATCGACCTCATCGACTCGGACGACGATTGGGCGGACGAGCAGGACCAGCCCACGACGCCGACCCGGACCTCTTCCGGGCAGGCCACGCAGACCGGGTCGATCCCGATCAGCGGACGCGCCACCGCCAAGCAGAAGGAGGAGCGCCTCAACATCGCCGTGCGCATCCTCAACGGCAACCCGGACATCACCGGCCCCGAGCTGCGCTCGGCCCTGGAGACCCAGGGCTGGGTCGTCAGTGACCGTACCGCCGCCCGCCTCCTCGGCGAGGCCCGCCAGATCCCCCCGCTGACCGTCCGGTACTGA
- a CDS encoding NAD-dependent epimerase/dehydratase family protein, translated as MGRYLVTGSSGHLGEALVRTLREAGHEVTGVDVLAGEFTSVTGSITDASLVVSVMDGVDHVLHAATLHKPHVGSHSRQQFVDVNVSGTLNVLEAAVGAGVKSVVFTSSTSTFGRAMMPGPGEPAAWVDEDVRPLVRNIYGATKIAAEDLCELAARDQGLPVVVLKTSRFFPEADDVRPEAHDTSLKVAEFLYRRVDLEDVVSAHLLAAERAATLGFGRYVISAPTPFTAGDLGALASDASTVVRRLYPELMAAFDERDWPMLPTLDRVYDSRRAQVDLGWTPRHPFAVVAERALATGEWRSDLALRVGWKGYHDQPTGVYTR; from the coding sequence GTGGGCCGGTATCTGGTGACGGGTTCGTCGGGGCACCTGGGGGAGGCGCTGGTGCGTACCCTGCGGGAGGCCGGTCACGAGGTCACCGGGGTCGATGTGCTGGCGGGGGAGTTCACGTCGGTGACCGGCTCGATCACGGACGCGTCGCTCGTCGTCTCGGTGATGGACGGCGTGGATCACGTGCTGCACGCGGCGACACTGCACAAGCCGCACGTGGGGTCGCACAGTCGTCAGCAGTTCGTGGACGTCAACGTGTCGGGCACGCTGAATGTGCTGGAGGCCGCGGTCGGCGCGGGTGTGAAGAGTGTCGTGTTCACCAGCAGTACGAGCACGTTCGGGCGGGCGATGATGCCGGGGCCGGGGGAGCCGGCGGCGTGGGTCGATGAGGATGTGCGTCCGCTGGTGCGCAACATCTACGGCGCGACGAAGATCGCCGCCGAAGACCTGTGCGAGCTGGCGGCACGTGACCAGGGGCTGCCGGTGGTGGTGCTGAAGACGTCGCGCTTCTTCCCGGAGGCCGACGACGTGCGCCCCGAGGCCCACGACACAAGCCTCAAGGTCGCCGAGTTCCTGTATCGGCGTGTCGATCTCGAGGACGTCGTGAGCGCGCACCTGCTCGCGGCCGAACGGGCTGCCACCCTGGGATTCGGCCGCTACGTCATCAGCGCCCCGACCCCGTTCACCGCTGGTGACCTCGGGGCGCTGGCGAGCGACGCGTCCACCGTGGTGCGACGCCTGTACCCCGAGCTGATGGCGGCGTTCGACGAGAGGGACTGGCCGATGCTGCCGACGCTCGACCGGGTCTACGACAGCCGCCGGGCCCAGGTCGACCTGGGCTGGACGCCCCGGCACCCGTTCGCCGTGGTTGCCGAAAGAGCCCTGGCCACGGGCGAATGGCGCAGCGATCTGGCGCTGAGGGTGGGCTGGAAGGGATACCATGACCAGCCGACCGGGGTGTATACCCGCTAG
- a CDS encoding GGDEF domain-containing protein, producing the protein MRAPLSSFVSPWGAGTAAAGTAASMLAFPRGSDLLGVAYTASVAFSTLFLLLASRRVPAARRRPWTWLLLSLALCLAGELVLLGIQLRQDEYWPTPADVFFVVSYLATAAGVLALDRRRTRRPAVGAALGAVLDAAIVATGTGVLALVFVVLPLVSDTTQPPAARIVGTLYPLLDVLLLFLGLRLLADPGRRGATFWWVVASLSCTLAADTAQNIVELTSGGNEFAVWMNIIWAAGYLFFGCAAATAHHDTPPAHERPPVAGLTVARLSVLALAAGLPSAVLIVRAATGRHSGSVLLGLGSLVLLVMVVARIWGLLQQLRSQSAQLVRLARTDPLTGLSNRRSWDFDLERAMGTARGTGTFLLVALLDLDHFKSYNDTYGHPAGDDLLREAAQAWSAALGPSPVLARWGGEEFAALVHCPGTGAGLERLDALRQVVPHGQSVSIGVAVWDGQEDAAGLLRRADSALYRAKAGGRNRSVLDQEVSSVSSAVQSPSSSLSSSVNPTEP; encoded by the coding sequence GTGAGAGCGCCCCTCTCATCGTTCGTCTCCCCGTGGGGAGCCGGGACCGCCGCGGCCGGGACCGCCGCGTCCATGCTCGCGTTCCCCCGGGGCTCCGACCTGCTCGGCGTCGCCTACACCGCCTCGGTCGCCTTCAGCACCCTGTTCCTGCTGCTGGCCTCCCGCCGCGTCCCCGCCGCCCGCCGCCGCCCCTGGACCTGGCTCCTGCTCAGCCTCGCCCTCTGCCTGGCCGGCGAACTCGTCCTGCTCGGCATCCAGCTGCGCCAGGACGAGTACTGGCCCACCCCGGCCGACGTGTTCTTCGTCGTCTCCTACCTGGCCACCGCCGCCGGCGTCCTGGCCCTGGACCGCCGGCGCACCCGCCGCCCCGCGGTCGGCGCCGCCCTCGGAGCAGTCCTCGACGCCGCGATCGTCGCCACCGGAACCGGCGTCCTGGCCCTGGTCTTCGTCGTGCTCCCGCTCGTGTCCGACACCACCCAGCCCCCGGCCGCCCGCATCGTCGGCACCCTCTACCCCCTGCTCGACGTCCTGCTGCTCTTCCTGGGCCTGCGCCTGCTGGCCGACCCGGGCCGCCGCGGCGCCACCTTCTGGTGGGTCGTCGCGTCCCTGTCCTGCACCCTGGCCGCCGACACCGCCCAGAACATCGTCGAACTCACCAGCGGCGGCAACGAGTTCGCCGTCTGGATGAACATCATCTGGGCCGCCGGCTACCTCTTCTTCGGCTGCGCCGCCGCCACCGCCCACCACGACACCCCACCCGCACACGAGCGCCCACCCGTCGCGGGCCTGACCGTCGCCCGTCTCAGCGTCCTCGCGCTCGCCGCCGGACTGCCCTCGGCCGTGCTCATCGTCCGCGCGGCCACCGGCCGCCACTCCGGCTCCGTCCTGCTCGGCCTGGGCTCCCTGGTGCTCCTGGTCATGGTCGTGGCCCGGATCTGGGGCCTGCTGCAGCAACTGCGCTCGCAGTCCGCGCAGCTGGTCCGGCTGGCGCGCACCGATCCGCTGACCGGCCTGTCGAACCGCCGCTCGTGGGACTTCGACCTGGAGCGGGCCATGGGCACCGCCCGCGGCACGGGCACGTTCCTGCTGGTCGCGCTGCTCGACCTCGACCACTTCAAGTCCTACAACGACACCTACGGCCACCCGGCCGGTGACGACCTGCTGCGCGAGGCGGCCCAGGCCTGGAGCGCCGCGCTGGGTCCCTCACCGGTGCTCGCGCGCTGGGGCGGTGAGGAGTTCGCCGCGCTCGTGCACTGCCCGGGCACGGGCGCCGGCCTCGAGCGCCTCGACGCGTTGCGCCAGGTCGTGCCGCACGGCCAGAGCGTCTCGATCGGTGTCGCGGTGTGGGACGGGCAGGAGGACGCCGCGGGTCTGCTGCGGCGCGCCGACTCGGCCCTGTACCGGGCCAAGGCCGGCGGCCGTAACCGCAGCGTGCTGGATCAGGAGGTGAGCTCGGTGAGCTCGGCCGTCCAGTCGCCGTCCTCGTCCTTGTCCAGCTCGGTGAACCCCACCGAGCCGTAG
- a CDS encoding ROK family protein, whose translation MHLSPVALSKAGLSRELGCTRATAGTLIGDLERVGLVQEKAVVVTGGRGRPSALLGPAGDGPVVVTLGIAPDAVRIAHVPITGVLTDVTAHPLDAPDPYPVDTVLAAARTLLRSRLEQLGARVAGIGVSVHGLVERGSGQILSAPGLGWAGPPVDVLAALGLSPSDPRVRIGNVATLVAVAEAHRGRASQAEAPPDVVAGSVLVVHSDVGVGGALLVGGRPVTGRRGLAGEYGHAPFGTQDLPCRCGARGCWETEVDRLALARLAGAEVSVASAGAVAAQVFQLGRTAAAGPGSAIAGDAVRTAAASLGCGIGALIAVHDPDLVLLSEHAAELYGAAPETVIGAAAGAVAPAGTPPDLPPIEVTAVGEDAGLVGAAESVFDVLLDDLSLLSTPWERPV comes from the coding sequence GTGCATCTGTCACCGGTCGCGTTGTCGAAGGCGGGCCTGTCGCGGGAACTGGGCTGCACCCGGGCGACGGCCGGGACCCTGATCGGTGACCTCGAACGCGTGGGCCTGGTTCAGGAGAAGGCCGTCGTGGTGACCGGGGGACGCGGCCGGCCCAGTGCGCTGCTCGGCCCGGCCGGCGACGGGCCGGTCGTCGTGACGCTCGGGATCGCCCCCGACGCCGTGCGGATCGCCCATGTCCCGATCACCGGCGTCCTGACCGACGTGACGGCCCACCCTCTCGACGCACCGGACCCGTACCCCGTCGACACCGTTCTCGCTGCGGCCCGGACCCTGCTGCGCTCGCGGCTGGAGCAGCTCGGCGCGCGGGTGGCCGGGATCGGGGTGTCCGTGCACGGGCTCGTCGAGCGCGGCAGCGGGCAGATCCTGTCGGCTCCCGGCCTGGGCTGGGCGGGCCCGCCGGTGGACGTCCTGGCCGCGCTCGGTCTGTCACCGTCCGATCCGCGCGTGCGGATCGGCAATGTCGCGACTCTCGTCGCGGTCGCCGAGGCCCACCGCGGACGCGCGTCGCAGGCCGAGGCCCCGCCGGATGTAGTGGCCGGGTCGGTGCTGGTCGTGCACAGCGACGTCGGTGTCGGCGGCGCTCTGCTCGTCGGTGGCCGCCCGGTCACCGGGCGCCGGGGCCTGGCCGGCGAGTACGGTCACGCGCCGTTCGGCACCCAGGACCTGCCGTGCCGGTGCGGCGCTCGCGGATGCTGGGAGACCGAGGTCGACCGTCTGGCCCTGGCCCGTCTGGCGGGCGCCGAGGTCAGTGTCGCGAGCGCGGGCGCGGTGGCGGCGCAGGTCTTCCAGCTGGGCCGGACGGCAGCCGCGGGTCCGGGTTCCGCGATCGCGGGTGACGCCGTGCGCACGGCGGCTGCGTCATTGGGCTGCGGCATCGGCGCTCTGATCGCCGTGCACGACCCTGACCTGGTGCTTCTCAGCGAGCATGCGGCCGAGCTGTACGGGGCGGCGCCGGAGACGGTCATCGGTGCCGCCGCCGGTGCCGTGGCCCCCGCCGGCACGCCCCCGGATCTGCCACCGATCGAGGTGACAGCTGTCGGTGAGGACGCCGGGCTCGTCGGTGCCGCCGAGTCCGTGTTCGACGTCCTGCTCGACGACCTGTCCCTGCTGAGCACCCCGTGGGAGCGCCCGGTATGA
- a CDS encoding methyltransferase domain-containing protein: protein MRSYDDLITEASAADVTGWDFAWLEGRATEERTPWGYAQQLAARLPTASAALDLDTGGGEIIAGVPALPPRTVLTEAWGPNVERLRTRRHAGTGASDAVPTVVPQVVQAATDQLPFADATFDLVTSRHPITPHWHEIARVLTDDGTYFAQHVGPRSAFELIEYFLGPLPHARTARDPQHESAAAHTAGLTVTDLRTARCRMEFHDIGAVVWTLRRCVWWVPDFTVARYEPQLRDLDAQLRAGQPFAAHSTRTLIEARRRPRRSH from the coding sequence ATGCGTTCCTACGACGACCTCATCACCGAGGCGAGCGCCGCCGACGTCACCGGCTGGGACTTCGCCTGGCTCGAGGGACGCGCCACCGAGGAACGCACCCCCTGGGGATACGCGCAGCAGCTCGCCGCCCGCCTGCCCACCGCGAGCGCCGCCCTCGACCTGGACACCGGCGGCGGCGAGATCATCGCCGGCGTCCCGGCACTCCCGCCCCGCACGGTGCTCACCGAGGCGTGGGGGCCGAACGTCGAGCGACTGAGGACGCGTCGGCACGCCGGCACCGGTGCCAGCGATGCGGTACCGACCGTGGTCCCGCAGGTGGTCCAGGCCGCCACCGACCAGCTGCCCTTCGCCGACGCCACCTTCGACCTCGTCACCAGCCGCCACCCGATCACCCCGCACTGGCACGAGATCGCCCGCGTCCTCACCGACGACGGCACCTACTTCGCCCAGCACGTCGGCCCCCGCTCGGCCTTCGAGCTCATCGAGTACTTCCTCGGCCCGCTCCCACACGCCCGCACCGCCCGCGACCCGCAGCACGAGAGCGCCGCAGCCCACACCGCCGGCCTCACCGTCACCGACCTGCGCACCGCCCGGTGCCGCATGGAGTTCCACGACATCGGCGCCGTCGTATGGACCCTGCGCCGCTGCGTGTGGTGGGTCCCCGACTTCACCGTCGCCCGCTACGAACCCCAGCTACGGGACCTGGACGCACAACTACGGGCCGGGCAGCCCTTCGCCGCACACTCCACCCGCACCCTGATCGAGGCCCGCCGCCGACCCCGCCGATCCCACTGA
- a CDS encoding GNAT family N-acetyltransferase, translated as MKMIDAGLSDRQGRPVTLRGIDDENWRAVADVVPRDDQRDWVATSGARYLLLSEREGVWTSLAVYAGDEVAGHIMYAFDDDDERYWIGGMLVDEPAQRLGIGRASIVTLVSYLLELEDCDAVRLSVHDENTAARKLYGSVGFTELDKDEDGDWTAELTELTS; from the coding sequence ATGAAGATGATCGACGCCGGCCTGAGCGATCGTCAGGGCCGTCCGGTGACGCTGCGGGGCATCGACGACGAGAACTGGCGGGCCGTGGCCGATGTGGTCCCCCGCGACGACCAGCGGGACTGGGTGGCCACCTCGGGCGCCCGGTACCTGCTCCTGAGCGAGCGCGAGGGGGTGTGGACGTCGCTGGCCGTGTACGCCGGGGACGAGGTCGCCGGGCACATCATGTACGCGTTCGACGACGATGACGAGCGGTACTGGATCGGCGGCATGCTGGTGGACGAGCCGGCCCAGCGGCTGGGGATCGGGCGGGCCAGCATCGTCACGCTCGTGAGCTACCTGCTGGAGCTCGAGGACTGCGACGCGGTACGGCTGTCGGTGCACGACGAGAACACCGCGGCCCGCAAGCTCTACGGCTCGGTGGGGTTCACCGAGCTGGACAAGGACGAGGACGGCGACTGGACGGCCGAGCTCACCGAGCTCACCTCCTGA
- a CDS encoding LysE family translocator, whose protein sequence is MAADPPWAPTPVQDDPMDVLSAVASFALVAGLLTIVPGLDTALVLRSAAVHGRAHAFMTALGINTGALIWGAAAAGGATALLTTSETAYTALRIAGAAYVMWMGGGLLLSLVRRSPTGTSPCGTSPEGISAAGTSAGEASGARKSGAGPVDVDAPGTQNRPEVPSRRARSASGGVTLGVSFRRGLMTNLLNPKVGVFYMAMLPQFVPDGVPHLPMGVLLAAVHDVEGMLWFTVLIFGVERAGVLLRRVRLSRRGALRVLDGVTGSVLVGFGAELALSDR, encoded by the coding sequence ATGGCTGCCGACCCGCCCTGGGCGCCGACACCTGTGCAGGATGACCCCATGGACGTGCTCTCCGCTGTCGCCTCCTTCGCCCTCGTTGCGGGCCTGCTGACGATCGTGCCCGGACTGGACACCGCTCTCGTGCTGCGCAGCGCGGCAGTGCACGGCCGCGCACACGCGTTCATGACGGCCCTCGGGATCAACACCGGCGCTCTGATCTGGGGTGCGGCCGCAGCCGGAGGTGCGACCGCGTTGCTCACGACGTCCGAAACCGCCTACACCGCGCTGCGGATCGCCGGCGCCGCCTACGTGATGTGGATGGGCGGAGGACTGCTGCTGAGCCTGGTGCGCCGATCCCCCACCGGAACCTCGCCCTGCGGAACCTCACCCGAAGGAATCTCGGCGGCGGGGACCTCGGCTGGAGAAGCCTCGGGTGCCCGCAAGTCGGGCGCCGGGCCCGTGGACGTCGATGCCCCCGGAACGCAGAACCGCCCGGAGGTGCCGTCGCGGCGAGCGCGGTCGGCGTCGGGTGGGGTGACGTTGGGGGTGTCGTTTCGGCGTGGGTTGATGACGAATCTGCTGAACCCGAAGGTCGGTGTGTTCTACATGGCGATGCTCCCCCAGTTCGTCCCGGATGGTGTGCCTCATCTGCCGATGGGTGTGCTGCTGGCGGCGGTGCACGATGTCGAGGGGATGCTCTGGTTCACGGTGCTGATTTTCGGGGTGGAGCGGGCTGGGGTGTTGTTGCGGCGGGTTCGGTTGAGTCGGCGTGGTGCGTTGCGTGTGCTGGACGGTGTGACGGGGAGCGTGCTGGTCGGGTTCGGGGCTGAGCTGGCTCTTTCGGATCGTTAG
- a CDS encoding DUF3616 domain-containing protein produces MDDPRQWRRPERQVGLVFDAGAREAGTHVNLSGIRADGAHLWVAGDETATLERLTAVAGPDGVLSRYGGHRTVRLADLVDLPAGADDEADIEGLARSGDWLWAIGSHSLKRRRIKDTHPDTKARKRLAKVLREENRFTLLRLAVATAGEHGPGAPQLVRTAESGGQRLTSAVLGGRGDSITDLLAGDPHLGPFLSIPGKDNGVDIEGIAAHGDRLYLGMRGPVLRGWATLLEIRPVTDPDDEHRLVLAPMDDGERYRTHFLDLGGLGIRDLCPHGDDLLILAGPSMSLSGPIRVLRWRGGCVVDAADVVRGGELETVMSLPHGQGVDHAEGITLLDDDRLLVVYDSPAAGRMIPGGVLADVVALRD; encoded by the coding sequence ATGGACGATCCGCGGCAGTGGCGCCGGCCCGAACGGCAGGTCGGGCTGGTGTTCGATGCCGGTGCGCGGGAGGCGGGGACGCACGTCAATCTGTCCGGGATCCGTGCGGACGGCGCTCATCTGTGGGTCGCCGGTGACGAGACCGCGACGCTCGAGCGTCTCACCGCCGTTGCCGGGCCGGACGGGGTGCTCTCGCGGTACGGCGGTCACCGCACCGTGCGCCTGGCCGACCTGGTGGATCTGCCGGCCGGTGCTGACGACGAGGCCGACATCGAGGGTCTGGCCCGCAGTGGCGACTGGCTGTGGGCCATCGGGTCGCACAGCCTCAAGCGCCGCCGGATCAAGGACACCCACCCCGACACGAAGGCTCGCAAGCGCCTGGCCAAGGTGCTGCGGGAGGAGAACCGGTTCACCCTGCTGCGCCTGGCGGTCGCCACCGCCGGTGAGCATGGGCCGGGTGCGCCGCAGCTGGTGCGCACGGCTGAGTCCGGTGGGCAGCGGCTGACCTCGGCCGTGCTCGGCGGCCGGGGTGACTCGATCACCGATCTGCTGGCGGGCGATCCTCATCTGGGGCCGTTCCTGTCGATCCCGGGCAAGGACAACGGCGTCGACATCGAGGGCATCGCCGCGCACGGCGACCGGCTGTACCTGGGGATGCGGGGGCCGGTGCTGCGAGGATGGGCCACGCTCCTGGAGATCCGGCCCGTCACCGATCCCGACGACGAGCACCGCCTCGTGCTGGCTCCCATGGACGACGGCGAGCGCTACCGGACGCATTTCCTGGACCTGGGTGGCCTGGGTATCCGTGATCTGTGTCCGCACGGGGACGATCTGCTGATCCTGGCCGGTCCGAGCATGAGCCTGTCCGGGCCGATCCGGGTGCTGCGCTGGCGGGGCGGGTGTGTGGTGGACGCCGCGGACGTGGTGCGCGGCGGGGAGCTGGAGACCGTGATGTCGCTGCCGCACGGGCAGGGCGTCGATCACGCCGAAGGCATCACGCTGCTGGACGACGATCGTCTGCTGGTGGTGTACGACTCCCCGGCGGCCGGGCGGATGATTCCCGGTGGTGTGCTGGCCGATGTCGTGGCCCTGCGCGACTGA